The DNA sequence ggaaaaggaaaaaccttttctACTACTTTTCCTTGTAAGTATTTTACAAGCAAGTTTTTCAAGGATTTGTGATCTAGCAGTGCTTTTTAAAGGCACTTGCATTTATTCTCCATGCATCAAACTGCTCAAAGTCAATTCCCTGAGACACTTAATCTTTTGGCAGATGGAAACTCATTTTGAAAGTGAACTAATGATCAATTAAAGCATTAGCTATTTCTGCAGACAGGAGGCTTATGGGGTCATAGTCTTCAGAAGCTGGAGGCAAGAACAGCAGCATGTTTAGCAAAATAGCTAAAACTTTCTGTAGTTACCAAAAAAAATTGGCAAAAcattggaaaacaaaaaacattagtcttttatttttttttttccgatAATACATAGAAAACAAATGTGATGGCTTCTATTTTATGAGAGAAGCCATGGTCCAAACTGAACATCAGCAAAAGAAATAATCtaatcttttaaattttcttaatgCAGCCTAATAATTATCCTAATACTTCCAATAAATTTACATAATCCTTTGAAAATTGGATTCATTCTGACTCCAGTCAAAAATATATACCCGCACTGCAAATACGCGGACCCGTCTTGTGGGGAGCTGCCAATGGAATCTGTGGCTCCCTGGTCATAACGTGTCATTTCACACATGCTCAAGGCCCCACGATAAGGTCTGGAGTCAAGTACTCTGCCCAGATATTCTTATGTAATGTGATGTACAAGTAGCAACACCAAATAGATGCAACTGTAACATTCATAAAAGAATCCAAGATTCTTCTCTTAGGAGTTTGACAAGccattttttcttgaaagagaAGCACATAAAAGTGATTAGCCATCTAATGCAAACTTAAAAGGTTGCTTTTTATGACCTGTCATGTCTACTATGACCATAGATTCCTAATACTAACATTGATGAGAGAATCAATACTTACTCGATTCACTGCATAAAGATCTTCGCATGCAATTTACCTTGTACAAAGGTAGAATAataaatagaatatattttctttcagtgagAGTAAAAATGCAGGAAGTTGTCTAAACATTTGTAAAAAGCTAGCCATcctatgcattttaaaaaagaacataTGAAAAGATAATTGTGGGTAGGGAAGGGTATGATACTGAAGAGATAAGCACATCTAGCATTGAGTAGTGTATTCTATCCTCAAAACGTTCTGCATCAAGTACATTGTCTTGTGGAATCTTACTACATGGATTCTCCTCCAGGCgcaagcaaaggagacagagaATTAGTATGCCATATCATTTAGTAAGTGTTGGGAACAGACATCTTTAAAAAGATGgttctgaaagaggcatttctACCCTctataaaaaacaaactttagTAAAAGTCCAAATACTAGGCAGTGGTTCTTAGTCTGCTAGTTCATTTTTAGCTGCAGAGCTACAGCAATTTATCTGCCTTTATCTTCTGCAATTAGCACATTAACTACTCTTCCCCCACACTTTGATACAAGAGTGGAACAAGCACAATGGGAGTGCAGAAGATGACAGACTATTTATGACCATTTTCAGAGCACTGAGAGGTCCTTTGCCATTCTCACACCTTTTGAAAGCAGAACTGTATTCATCAGTGCATTTGAGACTTCAAATTTACAGAGCACATTTAAGTCCTGATGGTAAATAAATTATGTAAACACTAGACAGAATTTCACACTAAACTAGCATGCCTCTTTCACCTCATAATTCAAAAGTGGTAATCCAGAACACTTTGCTTTGGCAGTAGAAAGTAGCAATAAAAAGAATGGACACAACTATCTTCTTACAGCAACACAGTCTCTTTTACAGCAAAGCAGGGCAGAAATTTTAAGGCTTAGCTGAAAAATTATTAGAGGGATTGAAGCTAGGACCATGAACATAGTATGAAAGGAAAGAGCAAAGGTGTTTCTAGGgaacaggggggaaaaaaaaaagtgacagaaGAGCTACAGCTCCCCCTTCCAAATTGCCTGCAAGGGCAAATTGTTACAGGATAACTGAAGAGCCAGGAACTCCAGGCATCCCAGAAAGATCAGCCTCTGAATCACCCCCAATTACAGGAGCACTCATGTTGGCCAGATACCAACAGGACAAActgcagaagagcagagagctggTCCCTTGTGAGTGAGCAGGGAGGGTGTTGGAGGCAGAGCACCCGGTCAGGTGCCCCTgtagagcagcagcagtgccaggcacccCAGTGCTGGCCACCAGAGCCAGAACCCATACCTGAACGGCTTCCTGCTCCAGGAAATAAAGGTCAGAGCCACTCCTGACTGCATGTGCATCACCCAAGGCCTGATTACAGCTGCGAATGCTATGCTAGAATCCTTTTCCACCAGTCTCAGACTGCAGTTTCTGGGCACTGCAACATCCTTAAGAACACATCTTCAGACTAGGAGGGCACCCCTAGCTTTTTTTCATCCACAAGAGTCAAACACAATAGGTCAAACAGGGCTTTGATACAATAAAGCAGAACACAGGTGAACTTTAAATGTCTAAATACAGAACTAATTATAGAAGCAGCCTTTCTTTAGTGAGTGCCTGCATTTTCCCTTTGGAATGTGCACAATGTTAACCTTAATTTGAGATGTTTGGTTCCAAAATTCTGCTTCAGCCTGACCAGGATTTGGAACCTGATGTCACTGCAGAATTCCCTGAAACAGCTTGATCAGGATACTTCTTCACTTTCTTGGGCTCCATGAACACTCCATACCTTCTTATACTtacaaagaaaaagatataaaagtatttatttattcatatacaaacatttcttttaatataGCCTGAACAATAGTTTTTCAGTTAAAACAGCATTCCTAAGGATTAAAAAATACCCAATTAAAATCAccatttttcaaaattacattggaattataataattttaattctaaCATCTATGCATCATGCATCAAGAAACCCAAGCCTAAAGGAAACTCCATTTACTTCCTTAAGTCTTACTGCctgtagaaattaattattttaattttttcttctaggatatttttttttttttccttgtattccTCTCAAGCTAGCCAGACTCAGGATGAATTTATTTATTGTCATATGCTCTTATTCTGAGAACTGCTGTTTCAGTTAGCAAACACTTGAATTTAGTCCTTGGGTTTTGATTCCATATTCACCTGAAAAATGAGTATGTATATATTCAAAGATGTGACAAGAGTTAAGTTGTAGTAATTCACAATAATACAAAGTAACAATATcaaatatatattctatatcAAGGTTTCAGTTGTAATAGACTAGAATCTCATATGACACATGCAAAAGCTCATTTTAATAATTCTTACAGCTAAAAGCATGATCACCAAATACCAAAGTTAAGAAAAGTATATTTATTTGATTCTCCTTTTAGTTTGATGACAAAGTAGTACATTTCATTAACAGtagcacagaaaagaagaattttgaatCTATGGAAGATGGAAGGTAACAAGAGATAGTAAACACATGAAGTGGCTTGTGACAGTTTCCCCAGATTTAGCCGTGATTACAATTTCCATGCTCTCAACATCACACTGCTGGAATCAACAAAGCAAACTGATGCTTTTGAAGCTTCTACTCCCTACAGTGGTGTAGCCTTTCCATATTTTGTTACGAGACATACAGAATCCTCAGTGTAACAAGTTGTCAAATGCATAAACCAACaactacaaaaaaatcccaaacaacaACCAACCCACCACCCCAAAACAGTACTCCTCAATCTTTACTGTTAGAAGAGAGAAGTTTCTTCATGAGTCAGCTTCATACAAACTCACTTTTCATTTATCTCCTCCACACATTGCCTGTTTAGATGGAacctttttctttataatttatatatatatatatatatgtctgaatcactgaaaagaaaatcacagaaaaaggaATGAGAAAGCGGATATTGGTAAGAGCATGGTTTTCCTCTCAGCATTTTGGATAATATTTATTCCTACCATGCACAAGTTGTCTCTGAAGTGGGAACTATTCATGATCATTAGAATTCTAAAGAAGGAAAgcttccctattttttccctaaatggGAAATGATAAATGATTTTCCTGAAACATTAAGAGGGGCTTCACatcaaggaggaaaaagaaaaaagaaaaaaaaaaaagtaaagtaaaaaagGTTCCAATGTCAGTTGAACATAGGCCactttcagaaaatgaaatgtaCAACTAGTTCCCTGTTAAGGTTGGGGAGTTTCAAGAAGGCAGCTTCCCCATTTGAGAAGCTACAATGTGCTGTTCTCTAACTCCTTTCCCAAGTGTTTTGCACAGCACCTGAAACTTACTGAGTCGTGCAAACTTAAAGCTATTACAATGGAAGGCTTAAATGAGTTTCCCTTACTAAGCACAAACAACAATCAATTCTTTCCACCATGCGTCGCTCTTAGAAAACACTCCAATCAACCTTCTCCCTTGGCACTTTTGATACTTTTTTTAGTCCTGTTATGTACACACCTGTAATACAACTCACTGCACTCACAAGTGTGACTGTGTAGTCACACCCTCTTGTGAAATTCCTTATTATATAAACAAAACATGCTGTAATAAATATTGATGCATCTAGGATGCCAAATACAGGTGCACTGCAGGAGGTTCTTTAAATAAGGCTTAGTTCTGTCCTGAATTCATTACATGAATGAATTATGGACATGAAAATACTAAACTAATCCATTTTCTTACATCAGAAAACCAccttttaaatattcaaataaatagCCATTAAATATCCATTTTATGTCCctttagaaatgctgttttaaaaGTAATACTCATTACCTGCTTCTAAAAGACGTTCTTCTGCTCAAGAAAAATCGCAGATTAAGGCATGAGTATATTCTCCTTTTCTAAGTAACATACCTTCAAAATACTCATAGCAAGCTACACCTCCTTTAACTGATTAACTGAAGTTTTCTGAAGATCCATTTGAATAGGTAAAATGTCCATGTGAAAACAAATACATGGTTTTACAGTGTAAATGAAACTTGTAACTTGAAAGAGTCCAGATCTTTTACCCCTTATTCATATGTGAAATAACTTATGAAATTTCCAGTTTTCACTAATCAAGTAATACTCAAAACTCCAGTCAGAATCagaattttaatgtatttgGAGCAGCACTGAAGTCATGAAATGAAAAGAAGGCGAACTTATGCAGAATCTGAGACAAAGTAAGAAAGGCTTCCCAGTTCTTAAGAAAATTAAGATACATGTTTTTGCCACTGTAACTTTATTATTCCATTTGAAACACTGCAAAGCACTGATGTGCTCAACGAGAGATTTTCCTGtcctcccttcccacccccaaAGAACAGTGGTGATGATGAAAGCAATGACAGCTGCAGCAGACTTCTATTTCAAGTCCTGATATTCACATGTCCATTGTCTAGGAGGAAAGTGGTTACTTTTTGAGTACACACCACAGGAGCAGTTAGGAAGTCCAGCGCCACCAGGCCACCTTCACTCTGTCCCAGACGGCTGAGAGCGAGTCCAGCGCGGGGCGCACGTCAAGGATGGTGAACTGGTAGTTCTTGTCCACTGCTCCGCCGTCGTAGTAATCGATAACGTAGCGCACCTCCTTCCCACAGCGGTCAACTATCCAGTCATGCCGATCAAAGGGTAGCTCATACCTGGAAAGGCCAGGGAACAGGCCATGGAGATATTTTAATGGATATTATGAACCTGGGAGAGTGAGTGGAAGTCCAATTCAAGAGTTATTTGTCTGTAAGATCCTAACAGTACTTCTATCTTCTGGCAATTCTAACTTGCAATACCTGTTCTGAAACATCTTTACATTAATTCTACACCATGTTTCCAGGCACATTTCTCTAGCCTCCCATCTCACTGCAAGACCTTCCCTGCCCACCTACCCCATCCATGAACGTATTCTGGCTCTTGGTGAGTACTCCTTTGCTTTGCCTCCAAACCGCATCAGTGACGGCCCACATGGGCATTCCCTGTGCACacaattaaaaaggaaaacagtttttaCCTTTTAACACAGTCTTATTTTCAGTGATTAAACCACTATGGTAATTTTTCTTAGTAACAGAGAAACTGAGTAGAAGACAGCAacagtaaaaaattaattacaagtGATATAAACcaacttctttcctttctttaaagCTTTGAAAAGTGACCCAGTTTCTGCCAGCACTTACTGCTGGTATGATAAAGTATCTCTGATATGCTCCACATCATTGTTCTGTCAACAAAGCAGTTCTCTGCAAATCTAATCCACACATTTAATAGCTTAAAGAATAGATAAACCATAATCCAAACTACTGTGTAAAAACGATCATggaatttcagtgaaaattttaTAGTACTGAATGTTTAACTAGTCTGTGTCTTGTAGGAACAGGGTCTATGCTGACCTAAAAAGTAAGAATTTGCTTTACACCAAGTCATGCTAAGTTTACAGCTCCAACTTTGTCATAACAAATATTCCATATGCAACATTTCATAGAAACATACATAGCATGTAGAGCTTCCCACTTCAAAATCTCCTTCCAAGCTTGCTCATTATTTTGATTATGAATCTTAATAATGTTGGTCATGTCTTCACTTGTTATGTCATCATCTTTCCACCTCCACCTAAAAAACAAGAACTTGAGAACAGTTTATAAACACTACAGCATAACTATTGCACCTTCCTAGGTTTATCTGATGAACTTTTGAATTGAGATTTACGGTTGTATGCAAGACACAAGACAAGTATGAAAGCTTCTGCTTCATCTGCTTAAGCATCTTGAGAACCACTTCATTTTCTGTGCAGAAGTGTGGGTGTCCAACTTATCACCACAGAGATCCACAAAGTCTACACAGCTAAATTAACAGCTTAACTGGATCAGAAAGTTATCAAGAGTGTGTAAACATCACCACACCCACAGTATTCATAAAAATGCTTAGGAAAAATCCCACTTGCATTCCTAATGCACACAAGTCCTGTATTCAACACATTTTGCGAACACTTAGAAATACTTtccatctctcttgacactGCACTTTGACTGCATGTGTGCTTCCTTTTCAACTGGCGTAACATTAATACATTTCAGTGTTTAAAGGACCAAAACTTCCATGTTCCATACAGGCTGCTTATCTTATACTGTGTTATGAACCATATCCACACGTAGGAAAAAGAATTACTATTGCTCCAAAAGTAAACTCCTGTAAAGTTCACCTGTTAGAGAATGACAAATCATTACAAAAGAACaaggaaacagcagcacaggaggattTTTAGTCTTGACTACACTAAATTTTTGTAAATACCAAAAATATCTACTTaaaaatttccccatttttagcAATTTTGCAAAGTTAGATGTTCTTAAAACGTCACAGAACTTCTACTCTCGTTTTACAGCATTACCATGAAACCAACTGATTTTGAAAGCTGGCAATCAAGCAAACTTTGTCTACACCTGCATGGACTTTTAGGAAAATTTTCTGAGCCAGGAGCAGTTCCTTGACATTTTTTACCATCCTCCTGATCACTAGAAGACACATGGCCTTTGAAACCAACTCAccctttaaaataaagatgtttACAAAAATAGTACTTTTTTAAAAGAGCTACTTTATTATTTACTGGTTAAAATCTACCAactctcaaagaaaaaaaaaaaaattaattatactAGTTCATGAATTCCAGGCTCACAGACACATCTGATAATTCACAGTGTATTTACCCTTTTCTTAGCATAGCATTCCAGAACATTTGCTCTGAAGGGTAGACCCATTTCTTGTCAGAATGTGCTCTAGGAATGGAAGATTCTTCTCTAACAGTTGATAATGGAAATGGTTGACCTGGGGATGGCTGCTGATTGGGAGGAGGCATCTAGAGAACAAGGAGAACCAACAACAAACTAGAGTATTCGTATTTTTTTACATTACAGTGTTtgagaaaaatcaaagcatAATCAATCAACTCCTACAAAGATCAAGAAGATAAGCCTTTAAGTCCaccaaaaattttctttttctgcagcagaacTCTTTCACAAGTTTGTCATCAGAGGACTACAGGAAAGCTTTCTGCCTAAACTTCAATTTTCAAAAGAGCAATGCTTTTGGTAAATCACAGGAAATCTTGGAGATGCTAATCAGAACTCAGCCATACCGCTATTACACAGAAACTAAAATCCACCATTGTAtcataaaaaaacatttatgCAACTAGTAAACAGAGAgcaaaagataattaaaaacaggaaaatcaccagaaatttaaattttaacacAATGTTAAATAAGATGTAACttgtttttaagtaaaaatttgcacagaaagagaaaaggcagtcttaaaaataaaataaaaaagaaaaagttatttccCAGTTTCTAGCTTACATAGTACCACTATTTACATTTTTGGTTATAGTACTTCAGAAGAAACAAGACTAAAGAAAACACATTAAGTAAGCAAAAGTTACCATATTGCTGGGATCTATGTCATCTTTCATTTGAGATGCACCAGACTTCACAGGACATGCTACAAACTCATAAGCTCTTTCTTGATGTGCAGGGACATCATCTGTGTTCTCAGTTCTATGATCAGCAGCCTTCATGTGCATTGGACAACCTTAAAACACAACAGTAGTATACATTTTGCTACAAGATAAAAACTCTAATACATGAAATGGAAAAGATCACTGAAGGCTCACGTAAATGCAAATGGGTATTTCACTCTTTCTTCTGAGTTTTTCAACAGTTTTAACTGCTCTCTTTCCTGCATTTTAGGACACAAAATCATGATAAGATCTGAGTTTCCTGTGTAGTCTTTGAATACTCATTTCCTACCTCCATGCTTGTCCCAAAACTGAACTGTTTGCACTTAAGATTTCCTCAGGGAAGCTAACCCAGTGCATTGACTGATCAAAAGAAGAGCTGATGTTCTTCTCCAGGcattcatctcattccacccttTTGCTGCCCTTTTCCAGATGCATGGTTTTCAGTGACAACCAGGCAACCAGTCACCAT is a window from the Poecile atricapillus isolate bPoeAtr1 chromosome 7, bPoeAtr1.hap1, whole genome shotgun sequence genome containing:
- the LOC131581045 gene encoding holocytochrome c-type synthase produces the protein MGLSASSPAAAEQPPNASRQYQTASPPSECPMHQEKMSGCPMHMKAADHRTENTDDVPAHQERAYEFVACPVKSGASQMKDDIDPSNMMPPPNQQPSPGQPFPLSTVREESSIPRAHSDKKWVYPSEQMFWNAMLRKGWRWKDDDITSEDMTNIIKIHNQNNEQAWKEILKWEALHAMECPCGPSLMRFGGKAKEYSPRARIRSWMGYELPFDRHDWIVDRCGKEVRYVIDYYDGGAVDKNYQFTILDVRPALDSLSAVWDRVKVAWWRWTS